One Globicephala melas chromosome 17, mGloMel1.2, whole genome shotgun sequence DNA window includes the following coding sequences:
- the KCNV1 gene encoding potassium voltage-gated channel subfamily V member 1, with translation MELPPRGRASPDSPLDSASLTSLDSSVFCSEGEGEPLALGDSFTVNVGGSRFVLSQQALSCFPHTRLGKLAVVVASCRRPGALTAVPSPLELCDDANPVDNEYFFDRSSQAFRYVLHYYRTGRLHVMEQLCALSFLQEIQYWGIDELSIDSCCRDRYFRRKELSETLDFKKDTEDQESQHESEQDFSQGPCPTVRQKLWNILEKPGSSTAARIFGVISIIFVAVSIVNMALMSAELSWLDLQLLEILEYVCISWFTGEFVLRFLCVRDRCRFLRKVPNIIDLLAILPFYITLLVESLSGSQTTQELENVGRIVQVLRLLRALRMLKLGRHSTGLRSLGMTITQCYEEVGLLLLFLSVGISIFSTVEYFAEQSIPDTTFTSVPCAWWWATTSMTTVGYGDIRPDTTTGKIVAFMCILSGILVLALPIAIINDRFSACYFTLKLKEAAVRQREALKKLTKNIATDSYISVNLRDVYARSIMEMLRLKGRERASTRSSGGDDFWF, from the exons ATGGAGCTGCCTCCCCGCGGCCGGGCGTCGCCGGACTCGCCGCTGGACAGCGCCTCCCTGACCTCGCTGGACTCCAGCGTCTTCTGCAGCGAGGGCGAAGGGGAGCCCCTGGCGCTCGGGGACAGCTTCACGGTCAACGTGGGCGGCAGCCGCTTTGTGCTCTCGCAGCAGGCTCTGTCCTGCTTCCCACACACGCGCCTTGGCAAGCTGGCCGTGGTGGTGGCCTCGTGCCGGCGCCCCGGGGCCCTGACCGCCGTGCCCAGCCCCCTGGAGCTCTGTGACGACGCCAACCCCGTGGACAACGAGTACTTCTTCGACCGGAGCTCGCAAGCATTCCGCTACGTCCTGCACTACTATCGCACCGGCCGCCTGCACGTCATGGAGCAGCTGTGCGCGCTCTCCTTCCTCCAGGAGATCCAGTACTGGGGCATCGACGAGCTCAGCATTGACTCCTGCTGCAGGGACAG ATACTTCAGAAGAAAGGAGCTGAGTGAAACTTTAGACTTTAAGAAGGACACAGAAGACCAGGAAAGTCAACATGAGAGCGAACAGGACTTCTCACAAGGACCTTGCCCCACCGTCCGCCAGAAGCTCTGGAACATCCTAGAGAAACCGGGGTCTTCCACAGCTGCCCGAATCTTTGGGGTCATATCCATCATCTTCGTGGCGGTGTCCATCGTCAACATGGCTCTGATGTCAGCCGAGTTAAGTTGGCTGGACCTGCAGCTGCTGGAAATCCTGGAGTACGTGTGCATTAGCTGGTTCACCGGGGAGTTTGTCCTGCGCTTCCTGTGCGTGCGGGACAGGTGCCGCTTCCTGAGAAAGGTGCCAAACATCATAGACCTCCTAGCCATCTTGCCCTTCTACATCACTCTTCTGGTAGAGAGCCTGAGTGGGAGCCAGACTACACAGGAGCTGGAAAACGTGGGGCGCATCGTCCAGGTTTTGAGGCTGCTTAGGGCTCTGCGCATGCTCAAACTGGGCAGGCATTCCACAG GCTTACGCTCACTTGGAATGACAATCACCCAGTGTTACGAAGAAGTTGGCCTGCTGCTCCTATTTCTGTCTGTAGGAATCTCTATATTTTCAACTGTGGAATATTTTGCTGAGCAGAGCATTCCCGACACAACCTTCACAAGTGTCCCTTGTGCATGGTGGTGGGCCACAACGTCCATGACTACCGTGGGATATGGGGACATCAGACCAGACACCACCACGGGCAAAATCGTGGCCTTCATGTGTATCTTATCGGGAATCCTTGTCTTGGCCTTGCCCATTGCTATTATTAACGACCGCTTCTCTGCTTGCTACTTCACCTTAAAGCTCAAGGAAGCAGCTGTTAGACAGCGTGAGGCTCTGAAGAAACTTACCAAGAATATAGCCACTGACTCATATATCAGTGTTAACTTGAGAGATGTCTATGCCCGGAGTATCATGGAGATGCTTCgattaaaaggcagagaaagagcaAGTACTAGGAGCAGTGGAGGAGATGATTTCTGGTTTTGA